In Raphanus sativus cultivar WK10039 unplaced genomic scaffold, ASM80110v3 Scaffold2041, whole genome shotgun sequence, a single window of DNA contains:
- the LOC130505153 gene encoding uncharacterized protein LOC130505153 produces MSRLHHSDYPALDLNGDNYLDWAMNTSADLKSKGLGKCIKYGNDTLAYERRRAVLIMKKHLVKDLYDECSYINDPYDLWSRLNTMFFEPLLDESMKEWKALRFQDYESVDDYHFDLMRITYSLKLCGVVITNYDLLSKTRDTIHSKEVLLSQKAKGFTTYYDLLSYLSALEEKKQKRKVNLDKLDYVMEISAEYQCEMIYGDAEEAKKRKFGWTHIDDEIGLFIE; encoded by the coding sequence atgtcgagactccatcactcggattacccagcccttgatctcaatggagacaattaccttgattgggcgatgaacacttcagccgatttaaagtctaaaggacttgggaagtgtatcaaatacggcaatgatacccttgcatatgaaaggcgtagagctgttttgataatgaaaaagcatctcgtgaaggatctgtatgatgagtgcagttacatcaacgatccttacgatctctggtcgagattgaacaccatgttcttcgagccactactagatgagtccatgaaagaatggaaggctctgaggttccaggattatgaatccgtggatgactatcactttgatcttatgagaatcacctatagtcttaaactatgtggtgtagtgataacaaactatgacttgttaagcaagactcgtgacacgatccattcaaaggaagtgttgttatcacagaaggctaaaggtttcacaacctattacgaccttctctcatacctttcagctcttgaggaaaagaagcagaaaaggaaagtcaacctcgacaaactcgactatgttatggagataagtgccgagtatcaatgtgagatgatatacggtgatgctgaagaagctaagaaaagaaaattcgggtggactcatatagatgatgag